Below is a genomic region from Nitrospirota bacterium.
TATAAGAGGGAGGAATTCAGACATCGTTCATTGATTGCTGGTGTTTCTGCAGGACAGATAACGGGATTCGGTTTAGATAGCTATCTCTTAGGGTTAAAGGCTGCAGCAGGGCTTATCTCGAGGTGAAAAAGACAGAGAAAGAGTTCTGCGTCGATAGACATCGTATACTGCTAAGCCGTCTTGAAGCACATGATATCGATGCATTCCTTATTACAAAGATAGAAAATGTAAGGTATCTATCAGGATTCGGTGGTTCATCTGCCTATATCATATTTTATAAAAACAAGCCCACACTGATAACCGATTTTCGCTACAAGATACAGGCAGAGGAAGAGGTATGTGGTCTTGATAT
It encodes:
- a CDS encoding type II 3-dehydroquinate dehydratase, which codes for YKREEFRHRSLIAGVSAGQITGFGLDSYLLGLKAAAGLISR